A single genomic interval of Acidobacteriota bacterium harbors:
- a CDS encoding 3-deoxy-D-manno-octulosonic acid transferase: protein MSRDGDRPLIFFWYNLALAVGLPLVLPYYVFRAIRHGKYLPGFKERLGYLPSSLCPPCPVAEPVIWIHAVSVGEVLAARPLAMALRARFPQARIVISTTTETGQHRAREQLAMLDGHFYFPLDLPGVVARALDHIQPSLVLILETEIWPNFLRACAGRSIPVVLVNGRLSDRSFGRYHRVRRWLQPVLALFARMLMQSDGDAERILALGADTDCVRMIGNLKYEPADAGECARRDRVAKELDAQFGLSSSPSPLLVAGSTVEGEEPMLVKAFEQLRSQPGLESLRMLVVPRHPERFEPVARILIQAGYPVGRRSRPSDSDRLAPVMMLDSIGELAAVYRFATVVFVGGSLVPRGGHNILEPAADGRAVVTGPFTENFRDIMATFVAAQAVKQLSPDTPDGLIQQFVAVCEELLVNAESRQSIGTRARLTYEAQSGATARAIEEIKALLEPEK, encoded by the coding sequence ATGTCCCGTGATGGTGATCGTCCGTTGATCTTTTTCTGGTACAACCTGGCATTGGCGGTGGGGTTACCGCTGGTGTTGCCTTACTACGTGTTTCGGGCCATCCGCCACGGTAAATATCTACCGGGTTTTAAGGAGCGGCTGGGTTATTTACCCTCTTCGCTCTGTCCTCCTTGTCCCGTAGCCGAACCAGTGATTTGGATTCATGCTGTCTCCGTCGGAGAAGTTCTGGCGGCGCGTCCGCTGGCAATGGCGTTGCGGGCTCGCTTTCCACAAGCCCGGATCGTGATTTCAACCACGACTGAAACAGGACAACACCGTGCCCGCGAGCAACTTGCCATGCTCGACGGGCATTTTTATTTTCCCCTGGATTTGCCTGGAGTGGTCGCCCGGGCGCTTGATCACATCCAACCCTCACTCGTTCTCATTTTGGAAACCGAAATCTGGCCCAATTTCCTGCGGGCTTGCGCTGGACGGTCAATTCCTGTGGTGCTGGTCAATGGCCGGCTCTCGGATCGGTCTTTTGGTCGCTATCACCGGGTGCGTCGCTGGTTGCAGCCAGTCCTGGCTCTTTTTGCGCGGATGTTGATGCAATCAGATGGCGATGCGGAACGCATTCTGGCACTTGGTGCGGATACTGACTGTGTCCGAATGATCGGCAATTTGAAGTATGAGCCAGCGGATGCCGGCGAATGTGCCCGCCGGGATCGGGTGGCGAAAGAACTCGATGCCCAATTTGGTCTGTCGTCATCACCCAGTCCCTTGCTCGTGGCAGGCAGCACGGTCGAAGGTGAAGAACCCATGCTGGTCAAAGCCTTTGAGCAGTTGCGTTCCCAGCCTGGACTTGAGTCTTTACGGATGCTGGTCGTTCCACGCCATCCCGAACGGTTTGAACCCGTGGCGCGGATTTTAATACAGGCTGGATATCCTGTTGGCCGAAGGTCGCGGCCTTCAGACTCTGACCGTCTGGCGCCGGTGATGATGCTTGATTCGATTGGGGAACTGGCAGCAGTGTACCGGTTTGCAACCGTGGTTTTTGTCGGTGGCAGTCTGGTTCCACGAGGTGGGCACAACATTCTCGAACCGGCGGCTGATGGACGAGCAGTGGTAACTGGTCCCTTTACTGAGAATTTTCGCGATATCATGGCAACTTTTGTCGCAGCTCAGGCAGTGAAACAGCTCTCTCCTGACACTCCAGATGGGCTCATTCAGCAGTTTGTCGCCGTTTGTGAAGAATTACTCGTCAATGCCGAATCTCGTCAAAGCATTGGAACCCGCGCACGGCTGACCTATGAAGCTCAAAGTGGGGCGACTGCCCGTGCAATTGAAGAAATAAAAGCTCTGCTGGAACCTGAAAAATAG